One part of the Streptomyces sp. NBC_00286 genome encodes these proteins:
- a CDS encoding CHAD domain-containing protein, which produces MAKQHLDPAAGPVAGDSLEAYLQAQATEFLRALRQHRETGGSTASGGNGTEETVDAARALRRSARRISGTLHTFRPLLDTDWSEAMRPELAWLSGTLAREHAYASRLDRLLGALNRLSGCSPIPAQASSEPRQEKSNLTVGAAKAGALLERQLTLARTRAHSAALQALGSSRFHAVADNVAVLASEVPLSPAATSAGLKPLAAAAEDRLTDAIAGLPLVSAGHPYNAEALVHGLSADPAPQPQDAPWHQVRLLLRLHRYAREVLYGTEAPVDVRLLDAGQALDRHRDAAEAATAAASAARTPRIAPATAYALGVLHADQRHEVEAARFAFRQAWLRETVGTS; this is translated from the coding sequence GTGGCAAAGCAACACCTTGACCCTGCGGCAGGACCCGTGGCCGGGGACTCCCTGGAGGCCTACCTCCAGGCCCAGGCCACGGAGTTCCTCCGCGCGCTGCGGCAGCACCGCGAAACGGGCGGCAGCACGGCGTCAGGCGGCAACGGCACGGAGGAGACCGTCGACGCGGCCCGCGCCCTGCGCCGCTCGGCCCGCCGCATCAGCGGCACCCTGCACACCTTCCGCCCGCTCCTGGACACGGACTGGTCGGAGGCCATGCGCCCCGAACTTGCCTGGCTGTCGGGCACACTGGCGCGCGAGCACGCGTACGCGTCCCGCCTCGACCGCCTGCTCGGCGCCCTGAACCGGCTGTCGGGCTGCTCCCCGATACCAGCACAAGCGTCGTCAGAACCGCGTCAGGAGAAGAGCAACCTCACCGTGGGCGCGGCCAAAGCGGGCGCCCTACTGGAACGCCAGCTGACCCTGGCCCGTACGCGCGCCCACTCCGCGGCCCTCCAGGCACTCGGCTCCAGCCGCTTCCACGCCGTCGCGGACAACGTCGCCGTGCTGGCCAGCGAGGTCCCGCTGAGCCCGGCCGCGACCAGCGCCGGCCTCAAGCCGCTCGCGGCAGCCGCGGAGGACCGCCTCACCGACGCCATCGCCGGACTGCCCCTGGTCAGCGCGGGCCACCCGTACAACGCGGAAGCCCTCGTCCACGGCCTCTCCGCGGACCCGGCCCCGCAGCCACAGGACGCCCCCTGGCACCAGGTCCGCCTCCTGCTGCGCCTGCACCGCTACGCTCGCGAGGTCCTGTACGGCACGGAAGCCCCCGTAGACGTACGCCTGTTGGACGCAGGCCAAGCCCTCGACCGGCACCGGGACGCGGCGGAGGCGGCCACGGCGGCGGCATCGGCGGCCCGTACCCCGCGGATCGCCCCGGCGACGGCGTACGCGCTCGGGGTGCTGCACGCGGACCAGCGACACGAGGTGGAAGCGGCCAGGTTCGCGTTTCGGCAAGCCTGGTTAAGGGAGACGGTCGGTACTTCGTGA